A single region of the Microbulbifer sp. MKSA007 genome encodes:
- a CDS encoding arginine deiminase family protein — protein sequence MSNFTLKHRQDNGGTAPLSEWGMDSEYGVLRDVLIGPVDNFSWRTGNASARRAERLGMKFDHKVAMTQHGEMLDAYRHAGVNTHLIPADNTLPYQIYGRDSSVMTPWGPIVTQMFSPWRRGEWAPIVKKYAELDIPIYDIITAGSLEGGDFMVLEPGVILCGYSGERTSPQGFEQMKSWVEKEGWEVKGYQFDPFFLHIDVMVAMLAEKLAAICVDAVEPELVQWFKSRNIEIIDIPFPQVLELGVNVVALGNDRVMLPKANTGLAEKCRAHGLEVIDPDISMITPGGGGVHCMCQPLRRDSANKV from the coding sequence ATGAGTAATTTTACTTTGAAGCACCGTCAGGATAACGGCGGTACGGCACCCCTGAGTGAGTGGGGGATGGATTCAGAATACGGTGTACTGAGAGATGTTCTAATTGGGCCTGTGGATAACTTCAGCTGGCGCACTGGTAATGCGAGTGCGCGACGTGCCGAGCGCCTCGGTATGAAGTTTGATCACAAGGTGGCGATGACACAGCATGGAGAGATGCTCGATGCTTACCGCCACGCAGGAGTGAATACGCACCTTATTCCAGCGGATAACACATTGCCCTACCAAATTTACGGTCGCGATTCCTCGGTAATGACCCCTTGGGGGCCTATCGTGACTCAGATGTTCAGCCCTTGGCGCCGTGGTGAGTGGGCGCCCATAGTGAAGAAATATGCAGAGCTGGATATCCCTATTTACGACATTATCACCGCAGGCTCTCTGGAGGGCGGTGATTTTATGGTGTTAGAGCCCGGCGTCATTCTGTGTGGCTACTCCGGCGAACGCACCAGCCCGCAGGGATTTGAGCAGATGAAAAGTTGGGTGGAAAAAGAGGGCTGGGAAGTTAAAGGCTACCAGTTCGATCCGTTCTTCCTGCATATTGATGTGATGGTAGCCATGCTTGCGGAAAAGCTGGCAGCAATTTGTGTTGATGCTGTTGAGCCGGAGCTGGTGCAGTGGTTTAAAAGCCGAAATATAGAGATTATCGATATTCCCTTCCCGCAAGTATTGGAACTTGGAGTGAATGTCGTTGCCCTGGGGAACGATCGAGTGATGCTACCTAAGGCCAATACCGGACTGGCGGAGAAGTGTCGCGCACATGGCCTGGAAGTTATCGACCCGGATATTTCAATGATTACTCCGGGGGGCGGTGGCGTTCATTGCATGTGCCAACCTCTGCGCCGGGATTCAGCCAATAAAGTTTGA
- a CDS encoding enoyl-CoA hydratase, whose amino-acid sequence MQSECAEIQAQLKDRILEITINRPGRKNALTMAMYTAMAGLLNSAATNPDVRVAIITGAEGIFTSGNDLTDFLGGSAEGEESPVFQFMSALYHFPKPVVAAVNGPAVGIGTTMLLHCDLSFAGDDAMFQMPFVDLGLCPEYGSSYLLPRIAGHAKASELLLLSKRFSAQEAVEIGICNAAVAPEHAIVRAREAAAELARKAPAALRLTKQLLRRATQEKGLEFIQDEGRYFKERLASDEFKEAAMAFMEKRPADFSKFD is encoded by the coding sequence ATGCAAAGCGAATGCGCTGAAATTCAGGCTCAGCTTAAGGACCGCATCCTCGAGATTACGATTAATCGACCCGGGCGCAAAAATGCCCTGACTATGGCCATGTATACCGCGATGGCAGGGTTATTGAATAGCGCAGCTACAAACCCGGATGTTCGCGTCGCGATTATTACCGGTGCTGAGGGTATATTCACCAGTGGTAACGACCTGACAGATTTCCTGGGCGGCTCTGCCGAAGGGGAGGAGTCTCCGGTTTTCCAGTTTATGAGTGCTCTCTACCACTTCCCCAAGCCGGTAGTTGCAGCCGTTAATGGCCCCGCAGTAGGTATTGGTACGACCATGCTGTTGCATTGCGACCTGTCTTTTGCTGGAGACGACGCCATGTTCCAGATGCCGTTTGTGGACCTGGGGCTGTGTCCAGAGTATGGCTCCAGCTACTTATTGCCCAGGATCGCCGGCCATGCCAAAGCTTCTGAACTATTACTGTTGAGCAAGCGTTTTAGTGCTCAGGAAGCCGTTGAGATTGGTATCTGTAATGCCGCAGTGGCGCCAGAACACGCCATAGTTCGAGCACGTGAAGCCGCAGCTGAGTTAGCGAGGAAAGCTCCGGCCGCCCTGCGTTTAACTAAGCAGCTTTTGCGCAGAGCAACTCAAGAGAAAGGGTTAGAGTTTATTCAAGACGAAGGCCGTTACTTTAAGGAACGCCTCGCCTCTGATGAGTTTAAAGAGGCTGCTATGGCCTTCAT